One region of Petroclostridium xylanilyticum genomic DNA includes:
- a CDS encoding putative bifunctional diguanylate cyclase/phosphodiesterase → MAVQSIVIEIILIVVLNIFAVYIKYLRKKVLKADRELQMQYKMAYYDSLTGLPNRTSLMERLNDALVRARRDNHMVSVIFLDLDNFKTINDTLGHTFGDLLLKNVGEMLQRYLGEGNTVARLGGDELVLLQPRIYSVDDVLKIVVKIVEALQHPWILDDREFYITTSIGIALYPDHGQDAQTLLKNADTAMYYAKELGKNTYQLFNQSMNTKILQRLEMESNLRHALERNEFTVYYQPQIDVGTGKIIGAEALIRWIHPTMGFVPPMDFIPLAEETGLIVPISEWLLRTACIQNKKWQESGLPPICMAVNLSARQFQQQNLVEMISSLLQETALEQQWLELEITESIAMKDLDYTILVLKRLKEMGIHISLDDFGTGYSSLNYLKRLPINTLKIDKSFVHDITANSNEEAIAKALISLAHSMKLTIVAEGVETEEQFAFLKEQKCDRVQGYLFSKPLPVDEFEKLLRQQAYL, encoded by the coding sequence ATGGCTGTTCAGTCTATAGTGATTGAAATCATTTTAATTGTAGTTTTAAATATATTTGCAGTATATATTAAATATTTAAGAAAAAAGGTCTTAAAAGCAGACAGAGAACTTCAAATGCAATATAAAATGGCCTATTACGATTCTTTGACAGGCTTGCCTAACAGGACTTCATTGATGGAAAGATTAAATGATGCGCTTGTTAGGGCACGCAGAGACAATCATATGGTTAGTGTGATATTTCTTGATCTTGATAACTTTAAGACAATTAATGATACATTGGGACATACTTTTGGAGACCTGTTATTAAAAAATGTTGGAGAGATGCTGCAAAGATATCTGGGAGAAGGGAATACTGTTGCACGCTTAGGGGGAGATGAACTGGTACTGCTGCAGCCGCGAATTTATAGTGTAGATGATGTACTAAAGATAGTTGTTAAAATTGTTGAAGCACTACAGCACCCATGGATATTGGATGATCGTGAATTTTATATTACCACGAGTATAGGAATAGCACTTTACCCTGACCATGGACAAGATGCACAAACCTTGCTTAAAAATGCAGATACTGCAATGTATTATGCAAAAGAACTTGGCAAGAATACCTATCAGCTGTTTAACCAGAGTATGAATACTAAAATATTACAGAGGCTGGAGATGGAAAGTAATCTGAGACATGCCCTAGAACGAAATGAGTTTACCGTTTATTATCAGCCCCAAATTGATGTTGGCACCGGTAAGATTATTGGCGCCGAAGCATTAATACGCTGGATTCATCCTACAATGGGTTTTGTACCTCCGATGGATTTTATTCCTCTGGCAGAAGAAACAGGACTTATAGTGCCTATCAGTGAATGGTTGTTGCGTACTGCTTGTATTCAGAATAAGAAGTGGCAGGAGTCAGGTTTGCCGCCTATATGTATGGCGGTAAACCTTTCGGCACGCCAATTTCAACAACAAAACCTGGTGGAAATGATATCATCATTGTTGCAGGAAACAGCGCTGGAGCAGCAATGGCTTGAATTGGAAATAACAGAAAGCATTGCTATGAAAGATCTGGATTATACAATCCTGGTATTAAAAAGATTAAAAGAAATGGGGATACATATTTCGTTAGATGATTTCGGTACGGGATATTCTTCACTCAATTATTTAAAACGTTTGCCAATTAATACCTTAAAAATCGATAAATCTTTTGTACATGACATTACCGCAAACTCAAATGAAGAAGCAATTGCTAAAGCGTTGATTTCGTTAGCGCATAGTATGAAGCTTACCATAGTTGCAGAAGGAGTAGAGACAGAAGAACAATTTGCATTTCTGAAAGAGCAAAAATGTGACAGGGTACAAGGCTATTTATTTAGTAAACCACTGCCGGTTGACGAGTTTGAAAAATTGTTAAGGCAACAGGCATATCTATAA
- a CDS encoding AzlD domain-containing protein, whose amino-acid sequence MEQKIILAIIGMSLVTYIPRMLPLVILSKFEMHPLFLKWLKYIPVAVLSALLVPGILLSDKNLAVSLDNKNFLASIPCFLVAAKTKNLFFTVLAGIVSMFLLKLITQHLNYI is encoded by the coding sequence ATGGAGCAAAAAATTATCCTTGCCATTATCGGAATGAGTCTGGTTACTTATATCCCCAGAATGTTACCTTTAGTTATACTATCTAAATTTGAAATGCACCCATTGTTTCTAAAATGGTTAAAGTATATACCTGTAGCAGTACTATCTGCCCTTCTGGTTCCCGGGATATTACTGTCTGATAAAAATCTTGCTGTAAGTCTTGACAACAAAAATTTTCTTGCGTCTATTCCTTGTTTTTTAGTCGCAGCTAAAACTAAAAATCTGTTTTTTACAGTATTAGCAGGAATAGTAAGTATGTTTTTACTTAAATTAATCACACAACATTTAAACTATATATAA